In bacterium, a single window of DNA contains:
- a CDS encoding trifunctional transcriptional activator/DNA repair protein Ada/methylated-DNA--[protein]-cysteine S-methyltransferase, producing the protein MNTITVKEMETAFLNKDATYDGIFFTGVRTTGIFCKPSCSARKPLPENLSYFSNAREALFAGYRPCLRCQPLEAGGAHPDWVRELLTKVDGSPEQRIKDSDLQSMGIEPETARRYFLKRFGMTFQAYCRARRLGSAFQLIREGATLDEVPFDSGYESHSGFREAFGKLFGKAPGQSRSDELISVDWVDSPLGPLVLAASEKGVCLLEFTDRRMLEKQFDTLRKRFQCAVAPGKNPYTEQLKNELSEYFKGERKKFDVPLYAPGTPFEEKVWQALKTIPYGETWSYFNLARTIGDPAAVRAVGTANGKNRIAIVIPCHRVVNKDGKLGGYGGGLWRKQYLLDLERKSAGSHDLLF; encoded by the coding sequence ATGAACACAATCACTGTAAAAGAAATGGAAACAGCATTCCTGAATAAGGATGCAACGTATGACGGTATTTTCTTCACCGGAGTACGCACAACGGGTATTTTTTGCAAGCCTTCCTGCTCAGCACGAAAGCCATTGCCGGAGAATCTTTCTTATTTCTCGAACGCCCGGGAAGCGTTGTTTGCGGGTTACCGTCCCTGTTTGCGCTGTCAACCGTTGGAGGCCGGCGGCGCGCATCCGGACTGGGTTCGCGAGTTGTTGACGAAAGTCGATGGTTCGCCCGAACAGCGCATTAAGGATTCGGATCTCCAAAGCATGGGGATTGAGCCGGAAACGGCCAGGCGCTATTTCTTGAAACGGTTCGGGATGACTTTTCAGGCATATTGCAGGGCGCGACGCTTGGGAAGCGCATTTCAATTGATTCGGGAAGGGGCCACTCTGGATGAGGTCCCCTTTGACAGCGGTTATGAATCGCACAGCGGATTTCGTGAAGCATTTGGAAAACTGTTTGGCAAAGCCCCTGGACAAAGCAGATCAGATGAACTGATTTCCGTTGATTGGGTGGATAGCCCGTTAGGGCCACTCGTTTTAGCCGCTTCCGAAAAAGGCGTCTGTTTACTGGAATTCACCGATCGAAGAATGCTGGAAAAACAATTTGATACGCTTCGCAAAAGATTTCAGTGTGCAGTTGCTCCCGGTAAGAATCCATATACGGAACAGCTCAAAAATGAATTGTCAGAATATTTCAAAGGGGAGCGAAAAAAGTTCGACGTTCCTTTGTATGCGCCCGGAACACCTTTTGAAGAAAAAGTCTGGCAGGCTTTGAAAACAATTCCTTACGGAGAAACCTGGTCCTATTTTAATCTTGCGCGCACGATTGGTGATCCTGCGGCCGTACGGGCAGTAGGAACCGCAAATGGAAAGAACCGCATCGCTATCGTGATCCCCTGCCATCGTGTCGTGAATAAGGATGGCAAACTCGGGGGATACGGTGGGGGATTGTGGCGCAAACAGTATCTGCTGGACCTGGAAAGAAAGAGTGCGGGATCGCACGACTTACTTTTTTGA
- a CDS encoding glycosyltransferase, whose translation MRITIFCVGSRGDVQPYVALGSGLLKAGHQVTIGTHSTFQEMVETEGLRFSPVEGNPREILQTEEGRKWIEADSNPFSFFAGLIRLSLSLFDLLARDAWEACKNAEAIIYSPLGLCTHSIAEKLKIPSCMAPLQPVSPTTSFASPMFPPVSFGKFYNALTHKAASQLMWQPFRKAFNRWRRETLDLPPYPFWGPLTEMGKRNEPLLNGFSPSVLPRPSDWRSESYVTGYWFLDHGNSWDPPQDLLRFLSDGKPPVYIGFGSMSERDPKGLSQLLVRALQLSQQRGILLSGWADLPKEDLPENVFVIDSLPHDWLFPRMAAVVHHGGAGTTAAVFRAGVPNIVVPFFGDQHFWGAQVFKLGAGPKRISRKKLTAESLAQAITQAVSDVNLRKQAEILGETIRLENGVQRAVEILETKILKS comes from the coding sequence ATGAGAATCACAATTTTTTGCGTTGGATCGCGAGGCGATGTGCAGCCCTATGTTGCACTGGGATCCGGATTGCTGAAGGCGGGACATCAAGTCACCATTGGCACTCATTCAACTTTTCAAGAAATGGTGGAGACAGAAGGGTTGCGATTTTCACCGGTGGAAGGGAATCCCAGAGAGATTTTGCAAACAGAAGAAGGAAGAAAATGGATCGAAGCGGACAGCAACCCGTTCAGTTTCTTTGCCGGTTTGATCCGCTTGTCTCTGTCACTTTTTGATTTGCTTGCGCGAGATGCATGGGAAGCCTGCAAGAATGCGGAAGCAATCATCTATTCCCCTTTAGGGCTTTGCACTCATTCCATCGCAGAAAAGCTGAAGATACCCAGTTGTATGGCGCCGCTACAACCGGTTTCACCAACAACTTCCTTTGCTTCCCCCATGTTTCCACCGGTATCATTCGGAAAGTTTTACAATGCACTCACGCATAAAGCAGCATCGCAGCTCATGTGGCAGCCATTTCGAAAAGCGTTCAATCGATGGCGAAGAGAAACGCTCGATCTTCCTCCTTATCCTTTTTGGGGACCGCTTACCGAAATGGGAAAACGAAATGAACCGCTTCTAAATGGTTTTAGTCCGTCAGTCCTTCCACGCCCCTCAGATTGGAGAAGTGAATCCTACGTTACGGGGTACTGGTTTTTAGATCACGGAAACTCATGGGATCCGCCGCAAGATCTTTTGCGATTCCTTTCCGATGGGAAACCGCCGGTTTATATCGGATTTGGAAGCATGAGTGAGCGGGATCCGAAAGGGCTGTCGCAATTGCTCGTTCGTGCTTTGCAGCTATCACAACAACGGGGAATTTTGCTTTCCGGATGGGCGGATCTACCGAAAGAAGATCTGCCTGAAAACGTTTTTGTGATTGATTCTTTGCCCCACGATTGGCTCTTTCCCAGGATGGCTGCGGTTGTGCATCATGGCGGCGCTGGAACGACGGCCGCTGTGTTCCGCGCTGGAGTTCCAAACATCGTCGTTCCCTTCTTTGGTGATCAACATTTCTGGGGAGCTCAGGTGTTTAAGCTGGGCGCCGGTCCAAAACGGATTTCAAGAAAAAAGCTCACCGCAGAATCGCTCGCTCAGGCAATTACACAAGCCGTATCGGATGTAAATCTCCGAAAACAGGCTGAAATCCTTGGTGAAACAATTCGCCTGGAAAATGGTGTGCAGCGCGCCGTTGAAATCCTCGAAACAAAAATTCTCAAATCATGA
- a CDS encoding M15 family metallopeptidase, which produces MRLRASLVLIAILFTIQCARPPKEQGVFLRPDLVELIELDPTLRLNIRYATSNNFLGRPVYKQARAFLQRPAAEALTRAHQKLKSQGYGLLIFDGYRPWSVTKKFWDATPLDKKEFVADPQKGSRHNRGCAVDLTLFDLKTGKEVEMPGRYDEMTERSHINYSGGSEESRRLRDILRAAMESEGFVVYEPEWWHYDYQDWQRYPILNKRFSKID; this is translated from the coding sequence ATGCGATTACGTGCATCTCTGGTACTCATTGCGATCTTGTTCACCATACAATGCGCGCGTCCGCCAAAGGAACAGGGCGTTTTTCTACGACCTGATCTGGTGGAGCTGATCGAGCTCGATCCAACATTGCGACTCAATATTCGCTATGCCACCTCCAACAACTTCCTGGGACGACCCGTATACAAACAGGCGCGTGCCTTTCTTCAGCGTCCGGCAGCAGAAGCTCTGACACGCGCTCACCAAAAGCTGAAATCACAGGGTTATGGTTTGCTGATTTTTGACGGTTACCGTCCGTGGTCCGTTACAAAAAAGTTCTGGGATGCCACTCCTTTGGACAAGAAAGAGTTCGTTGCGGACCCACAAAAAGGCTCGCGTCACAACCGCGGCTGCGCCGTGGACCTGACATTGTTCGATCTCAAAACAGGCAAAGAAGTCGAAATGCCGGGTCGCTACGACGAAATGACGGAAAGATCGCACATTAACTATTCAGGAGGTTCAGAAGAATCGAGGCGCTTACGGGATATCCTTCGCGCTGCGATGGAATCGGAAGGTTTTGTCGTGTACGAGCCGGAATGGTGGCATTACGATTATCAGGACTGGCAAAGGTATCCCATACTGAATAAACGGTTTTCAAAAATCGATTGA